A genomic region of Streptosporangium lutulentum contains the following coding sequences:
- the leuE gene encoding leucine efflux protein LeuE, whose protein sequence is MFFGITDLWTYVLGAFLIILLPGPNSLYVLATAARHGVRQGYRGAAGVFIGDTVLMVLAAAGVASLLKSTPNLFNVVKYVGAAYLAWIGFQMLRGAWRSWRAPATAETASAVERTVEEPFRKALVISLMNPKAILFFIAFFIQFVDPAYDAPALSFLILGAICQVFSMLYLSALIFGGTFLARQFRARRRLSAGLTTGVGVLFICFGVKLATATLS, encoded by the coding sequence TTGTTCTTCGGCATCACCGACCTGTGGACCTATGTCCTCGGCGCCTTCCTCATCATCCTGCTTCCCGGCCCGAACTCCCTCTACGTGCTCGCCACCGCCGCGCGGCACGGCGTGCGTCAGGGATATCGCGGGGCGGCCGGGGTCTTCATCGGTGACACCGTCCTGATGGTGCTCGCGGCGGCCGGGGTCGCCTCGCTTCTGAAGTCGACGCCGAACCTGTTCAACGTCGTCAAGTACGTCGGAGCGGCCTACCTGGCGTGGATCGGGTTCCAGATGCTGCGGGGGGCCTGGCGCTCCTGGCGGGCGCCCGCGACCGCGGAGACGGCCTCCGCCGTGGAGCGGACCGTGGAGGAACCGTTCCGCAAGGCCCTGGTGATCAGCTTGATGAACCCGAAGGCGATCCTGTTCTTCATCGCGTTCTTCATCCAGTTCGTGGATCCCGCCTACGACGCGCCGGCGCTGTCGTTCCTGATCCTGGGCGCGATCTGCCAGGTGTTCAGCATGCTCTACCTGTCGGCGCTGATCTTCGGCGGGACCTTCCTGGCCCGCCAGTTCCGAGCGCGCCGCAGGCTGTCGGCGGGGCTGACCACGGGAGTGGGCGTGTTGTTCATCTGCTTCGGCGTGAAGCTGGCCACCGCGACGCTTAGCTGA
- a CDS encoding luciferase domain-containing protein, whose amino-acid sequence MAVRAHTSGRSTDGVANVAAQLICWPALALKRTRRGLGFRASGREIVRMRGDHTAELLLTTPVIDRWARVLTDCHRVTPGTDAGWVTMTIEGRADAELFLSLVSVAIKVNQAPR is encoded by the coding sequence ATGGCAGTGCGCGCGCACACGTCCGGCCGCTCGACCGATGGTGTTGCGAATGTGGCGGCCCAGCTCATCTGCTGGCCCGCCCTGGCACTGAAACGCACCCGCAGGGGGCTGGGCTTCCGGGCCAGTGGCCGGGAGATCGTCAGGATGCGCGGAGACCACACCGCGGAGTTGCTGCTCACCACTCCCGTGATCGACCGGTGGGCCCGGGTGCTCACCGACTGCCATCGGGTCACCCCCGGTACGGACGCCGGGTGGGTGACCATGACCATCGAGGGCAGGGCCGACGCCGAGCTGTTCCTCTCGCTCGTCAGCGTGGCGATCAAGGTCAACCAGGCGCCGCGATAA